In a single window of the Nilaparvata lugens isolate BPH chromosome 1, ASM1435652v1, whole genome shotgun sequence genome:
- the LOC111060205 gene encoding uncharacterized protein C1orf50 homolog, with protein MKRSFEFNNIVAPETHSKVQLVERNAEPCGLKLNNVTSDIRDVSLEIAALSGELAKADQLAQTVAFGKLEMVAEQLKFLKSQTYSVVVKLREGLSLNHVACNFKKIPGSIYHLYQRPSGQKYFSMLSPEEWNGAAPHDFLGSFRLEQDMTWTPASEIEARDASREPSLKLLKAAILSEPNCDAICDKMVID; from the exons ATGAAAAGATCGTTTGAATTCAACAACATTGTGGCTCCAGAAACTCACAGTAAAG TTCAATTAGTGGAAAGAAATGCAGAACCTTGTGGTTTGAAACTGAACAACGTAACGTCAGACATTAGAGATGTTTCTTTGGAGATTGCGGCACTTTCTGGAGAACTTGCTAAG GCCGATCAATTAGCTCAAACAGTAGCATTTGGCAAATTGGAAATGGTCGCTGAACAGCTGAAATTTTTGAAGAGTCAGACTTACAGTGTTGTGGTGAAACTTCGTGAGGGCTTGAGCTTAAATCATGTCGCttgcaatttcaaaaagattCCAGGCAGCATCTACCATTTATATCAGAGGCCTTCCGGACAAAAGTACTTTTCAATGCTCTCTCCAGAG GAATGGAACGGAGCTGCGCCTCATGATTTCCTCGGATCATTCAGACTAGAGCAGGACATGACGTGGACACCTGCATCAGAAATAGAAGCCAGGGACGCCTCTAGAGAGCCAAGTCTAAAATTGCTAAAGGCGGCCATTCTGTCCGAACCCAATTGTGATGCCATTTGTGACAAAATGGTTATTGACTAA
- the LOC120349459 gene encoding uncharacterized protein LOC120349459, giving the protein MFPQALPLLFLIWCMETAAVKVFSGVILQPIPHVHAYEASVPISYKTNFPMAQMTLLQADKVFQPRCPLHSDCSIEKVIEQLYNSINEIIKHDHQKTSKMSRTTRSIDAIGDFLHFCCGTATDGELHGLEFNEQHITDHLNAFQSLVKDDHQDLIKVTGELNLFTNNISNQFHAAYKLFKKSQVAADEELYTQMIAYAFHIYSHLYLIARRNFITSIKETCQQKLIPANVIKPELLLKDLSQLQEKMNSTTNQQLAVDLKNYQQLYQLPITTCRVTEEDVTITVKIPIVTKASNFTLFKYIPTPLSWKNQSCWLPREDMIIAKSGNTIQVLAGKQLELCQVPKTKLCYLPRQQHSGELSSKCTEHLVMSSTLQQLQEFCVFTCTSNTDAVQILEMSPTVFYVTNIQPGTSIKCEGGEEQLLSTTLPGTIQTSIPCNCELQEKNKTLIRKTFPCDSRAPLIPNIQHFLPLHWLNIKSLKVDSFQPHRNPHFDNFTDILKDDWNVTIPTLFIHNNIAPDLFEKVTLPNSWYDIFNSTSMAFYFIYAWLALITLALLYFINKIHMLLTLKKAQEKPTIHMMELKD; this is encoded by the coding sequence ATGTTTCCTCAAGCCCTTCCCTTACTATTTCTGATATGGTGTATGGAAACAGCAGCTGTCAAGGTGTTCTCAGGAGTAATTCTTCAACCAATTCCTCACGTACACGCTTATGAAGCTTCTGTGCCTATCAGCTACAAGACGAACTTTCCAATGGCGCAGATGACTCTTCTCCAAGCGGACAAAGTATTCCAACCCAGATGCCCACTACACTCTGATTGCTCGATCGAAAAAGTTATTGAGCAATTATACAACTCAATAAACGAAATCATCAAACATGATCACCAGAAAACCTCGAAAATGAGTCGTACTACTCGGTCGATCGACGCAATAGGAGACTTCCTACACTTCTGCTGCGGCACAGCGACAGACGGAGAGCTCCATGGACTCGAATTCAACGAGCAGCATATCACAGACCACCTGAATGCTTTCCAAAGTCTCGTGAAAGACGACCATCAAGATCTAATCAAAGTGACGGGAGAATTAAACCTCTTCACTAACAACATCTCTAATCAGTTCCATGCAGCCtacaaacttttcaaaaaatcacaAGTAGCAGCAGATGAAGAACTCTACACTCAAATGATTGCATACGCTTTTCACATATACTCACATCTATACCTCATTGCCAGACGAAACTTCATCACATCAATAAAAGAAACCTGCCAACAAAAATTAATACCAGCAAACGTCATCAAACCAGAATTGTTATTGAAGGACCTCTCTCAGCTACAAGAGAAGATGAATTCAACAACAAATCAACAGTTGGCGGTCGATCTCAAAAATTATCAGCAGCTATATCAACTTCCAATAACAACATGCCGAGTCACAGAAGAAGACGTTACAATCACGGTGAAGATTCCAATTGTCACGAAAGCATCGAACTTCACTTTATTCAAGTACATTCCCACCCCACTCAGCTGGAAAAACCAATCGTGTTGGCTGCCAAGAGAAGACATGATCATTGCGAAAAGCGGAAACACCATTCAAGTTTTGGCCGGAAAACAACTAGAGCTTTGCCAAGTACCCAAAACAAAGCTCTGCTATCTACCTAGACAGCAGCATTCAGGAGAATTATCATCAAAATGTACGGAGCATCTCGTTATGTCATCAACGTTACAACAACTACAAGAATTTTGCGTTTTCACCTGTACAAGCAACACGGATGCCGTCCAAATTCTAGAAATGTCACCTACGGTATTCTATGTCACCAACATTCAACCAGGGACATCAATTAAatgtgaaggaggagaagaacaacTATTATCGACTACTCTTCCAGGAACAATTCAAACATCTATCCCGTGCAACTGTGAGCTACAGGAGAAGAACAAAACACTTATCAGAAAGACATTTCCTTGTGACTCCCGTGCTCCTCTAATTCCAAATATTCAACACTTCTTACCTTTACACTGGCTaaatattaaatcattaaaaGTAGATTCTTTTCAACCACATAGAAATcctcattttgataattttactgATATTTTGAAAGATGACTGGAATGTAACAATACCAACATTGtttattcataacaatatagcaccagatttatttgaaaaagtaacaCTTCCAAACAGTTGgtatgatatttttaattctactTCCATggcattctattttatttatgcaTGGTTAGCACTGATTACTTTGGCATTACTGTACTTCATAAATAAGATTCACATGCTACTGACTCTAAAAAAGGCTCAAGAAAAACCCACAATACATATGATGGAGCTTAAAGATTGA